ataggggaacgggtctgggtgggttactctttggaagatcagtgtggacttgttgggccgaagggcctgtttccatactgtaagggaatctaatctaatcatacctgTAACTTAAGCAGAGAATCTTTGTTGAATCCATACAAGTTCGGTACTTAACTCGTAACTCTCTCACaatttacctgacaaaggagcagtgctccaaaagcttttgatttcaactagatctgttggacgataacctgatgttgtgagacttCTGACTTCACCCACAATTCAGTACACTCACCCTGTTGTCTAGGATACCTTCGGTTACCTCACCCATCTCAGACAGGATCGATAAGGAATCAGGAAGCCCAAACTTAATCCCTGACTTGGGCTTATCGCTGCAAAACTCACTCTAGAAGAGAAAGGAGAAGTGTGTTTAAAAGCTCTTTGACAAACAGCAACCACCATCACTCAGGTAACAATTGGAGGGCCAGAGGTTATTCTTGGAGTAAGTTTTTAGTCATTAACAGAACAGAAATAAACACAATCAGGGAAGGGTTGATGGCCACCATTTTCCCTGCCATTGATGAAGTGTCAGTGTAAAAAGGGATATTAAATTTACCTTCTGATTGCCAGCAGTATTGATGTTATTTCAGAAAGTTTACATGTGCAGTGCAGGTTAAGCTcaaatgttgggaccacaaaacCCAAGGCAATAATGGAGGTTGAACCAAATTACCATAGCCATGCTCCCACTCTAATGGCTCTCAGTTCTGACTAATGGGTCACATCAATTTTCAAGCTTTGAAATGGGATCACAGTGGGATTACGTTTAGGAAGCACTCGGCTAGCGTCTATGTTTATCTGTTTGCTATCTGTGCTTTCAGCAATAATTAAACAGCAATATTCTCAATGATTGCCATCCTTTCCTCCACAGGAAAATAACTGGATTTTCGACAACGTTAAACTTGTGATATGCAGTAATATTAGGTTAGCCCTCTCGATTCCCTGCAGCAATTCAATTAGGTCGTGGCTAATAtacacctcaactccatttttgaGATAGGTGTAAGGGAGGGAAAGCATTACCCAACGCTGTCAACGCTTGTGTCTTGAAAGCACTGGACTGTTAGTAATGGTGTACCAGTTACAATGATGAAATCGCAACTTCTGAAACATAAAATTTGTGCTAACTGCATCAGGATTTAATACATCACATGGCGGTGGCATACACTACCAGCATGAATCCATACATTCATGCCAGTTTACCAAATGCTATAAGCGATCCATCAAAAATTACAGCACTCAGGATGGTCTATTATTACGTACCAAATCCTGCATCTCCTTCTGCATCCGGACCATGGCCTTCCGTGATCCAATAGCAAACACATAGGTGTCCATGTCTTCCTCATTCATTGTCACTTTGATTTGCTACGGAGGGaatcaaaacaaaatctcattTCCACTAAGTTTGTTTTGTCTCACTTCTACTACTACCATAAGAAACACATTCATATTGCAAAGCAATGATATGTGGGAGACAGGAAGACAGGTAAGCAGAGTAAGAGAGGCAGAGTGAATGAGACTGTGAAGTAAATtatattgaacagtggagcaggtttcatggcttactcctgctccgcTGTTACCGTACGTACCACTTGATCACTGGCTGGCCTCATCATCCTTGCAAGTACGTTTAACAAATCCTGCCGTTTCAAAAACTAGAAAAGAAGTTACATGTGGTTACAATAGCAGCAAACAAACTTTTCTCATCTGCAGGGAATCACATGTTCCACAGATGTGCTTTGTgtaccttcgaggagaaagtgaggtctgcagatgctggagatcagagatggaaatgtgttgctggaaaagcgcagcaggtcaggcagaacaggagaatcgacgtttcgggcattcctgaagaagggctaatgcccgaaacgtcgattctcctgttccctagatgctgcctgacctgctgcgcttttccagcaacacatttccatctttgtgTACCTTCCCCATGATTGATTACAACCAACGTATTCCAGACTACGTCTATTTATGCTCTTCACCACTGCTTTTAGATTTTCATTCACAGGTTTACCAATTCCAGCTGCAATGCTAACCTAGTTTTCCTCACTAACTTGATACATTCAAGGTGGTGATATGGAGAGTACAGGACCAATGTATTCTAATAAGGGAACAGGGTAAGCCAAATGAATCCAgcaattcctggattttgacgaTGTACAGGATTGGATAGAGAAAAAGGGAGGCTCATAGCAGATAGCAAGAGCTCACAACAGCAGAAGCTCTAGAAGAGTATAGAACTTGAAATCAGTGAGGGGAATGATATGCGCATAGGAATCAGGGAGAGGAGCTGCAATACGATTAAAGAAATAGCATAGACAGAGAGGACATTCTGGCAGCTTGAAAGTAGATAAAATTCCCAGGAACAGATTAAATGTATCCCAAGCGGTTGAGAGgcaaaagcttatgctcgaaacattgactctcctgctccttggatgctgcctgataggataggctggatagagtgggtctattttcactggagtctaGGAGTTtaaggggtgatgttatagaggtttataaaatcctgaggagtatagataaggtgaatagtaaaggtctatTCCCTtgagtgggtgagttcaaaactaggcagcatatttttaaggtgagaggagaaagatttaaaagggacctgagcgacaacttttttccacacagaggctggttcatGTGtgacatgagctgccagaggacgtgctAGAGGCAGGtccggttacaacatttaaaagatatttggaaggtacatgaatataaaagttttagagggatatgggccaaaggcaggcaagtgggattagttttggaAAACTTGATCAGCATAGacaatggaccgaagggtctgtttctgtgctgtatgactctctgacctgTGTATTTCCAATGTCTTGTGTTATTTCAGATAGCCAACTTTTGTGGTTAGATTTAATCCTTTACCTCACTTCAAATAAATGCCTTTTGTCCTGAAGAACATTTCAATCAATGTGATCCTTCATACTTAAGAATATTTGATTTTAACTGAGTCCTTTATCTGTGGTTTATAATTTCTCAGTCCATCTGATAAAACCACAAATTCAGAGCAAGTGCACTGATTGACATCGGGTCCACCTTCCCCAGATGTTCTTCATGCCGATGATAATCAAATTTGAAGTCAAGTAGAACAAAAGAATACTTAATATGTGAATTGTGGAAATCCAAAGAACAGTGTATTCACTTTGTTCACAACTTAAATCCCTGATCGAGGTCTTAAAGGCTAGATTCAAGCAGGTTCCCATACCTTTAGCTGAATGAGCATTCCCTCACAGCACACGCGTCCCGAGCACCACAGGTTGTAGATATGTTCATTTTCCTGTGTCAGTTTCCCTGTGCTGATGGGTTCTTTATTGATCCCATCATCTCCTGCAAACAAATAAAATCTCATCGGTTGCTATACTTTGCAACAAACACTCCCAGCTTCCCATCCATTCCAACAGAGGGAACTGTTAATGGAAAACCATTCAAACACTGGCCTATTATTACTCTAATCAACCAAAACCACTGCCTATTCAAAGTGCATCTACTGATTTGTCATTCTACCAAGTGCAGTACAGATCCAGTGGTTGGACAGATCCAATCTGAATATCACTAAGCTACTGTCTTGCTTAGATAATTTCATTTGATGCCTGCTGCCCTGGCTGAGGAAGGCCTAGGAAAAAGAAAAGTCCACTGTGGTGCCTGCTCCTGGTCATTGTTAAATGGTCAGCTTGGTTCAGTTCCTGAATCCTCTAGATGTGGAGCCTGGGCCCTCCTGTGTTATAGGACACTGCGCTGCACAGTTACTCACCTGAAAGTGGTGGTGACACCTGCAGAGCTTAACAGCACAAGCACTGTGGCCACTGATCAGATCTTCAACAACAGAACAAACCCTGAGCAAACAGCTTGTCATTCAGGCACTCACCAACAAGGGAAAAGTTAGTCTCCAGCAGTTCTTTGTGAGAGTTGAACCACGCAGTAGCCAGcctgctgtttttgtttttgcctatGATGTAGTTCATGATGTAAGCCAACAGGCCTGTCACCATCAGAATCTCCATGTAGTAGCTTTCCCAGCTGTTCTGCAGATGATGCGGGACCTAACCGAGGTCAGGAGGACAACAATCAGAAATGTGAACTGGTGTATGAAAGACAATACACTCAACCCAATCGCAATAATCTGCAGGATCCCAGCACCAACCCCAAACCCTTGGAAATACACTCCTTCCCCAGCATCACCTTCAGCTCTGACTCCTGGGATCTCTGTTCTGTGCCTCATGTCCTGTTCTCTAACCAAAATACCGCAGCAGCAACCTTGGCGTTGCTAGGTAACGTGCAACTCAAGCCAGCCAAGATTCTGCCCTTGTGCATTTTCTACATAGGACTTTTTTTTAAGTGATGTATTTGAAGGCCAGTGACATTGAGCTGTTTTTGTCCCCCACAAGGAAACTGCAGTGTCAGGAATTGGGGGCCTAGCTGGGATCAGCTACGAATGGGGCTTGGGGTGCCTCCCAGCTAATACACCATGTTCCTTTACCAAACTGCAAATTCCCTGTGGGTCACTCAATTACCAGCAGAGACAACATGTGGTGTGATTGTCTCTGGGTACTTACATTAACAATTTTAATCGGATCTTTGCTTCTGCTGGAAGGTCTGTCCACCTCCTCGTAGCCTTCAAATTCTTCATCATCAAATGGCTCTCCTTCTGCATCTCCTTCCTGTTTCGTTAAAAAACGGTATTTTCAGAGAAAAACCCACGTACCACaaagttttattttcccttttttgtCATTTGTGCGAATGGGGCTGAAAACAAGGTTTTTGGGTTTATAGCATAGACCCATTAGATTATTATGGTGTTTAATTTTACTCAAATAAAATTACTGTATTGTTAATAAacttaaatattttgtttgaatGAAAAACTGATGCTGAAAATTGATTATTTGCAAACTCTGGAATTGGTTATTCAAAAAATCTGGTTAGGCACCATTGGGTCAATTGCAGTTTTGAAAATTACCATGTTGTaaatacagaggtagaaaggctgatttAGTTCAGCTGTCTGTTTCTGCCaactaagcaaaagtgaggactgcagaggctggcgatcagagtcaagattagagtggtgctggaaaagcacagcaggtcaggcagcatccgaggagcaggaaaatcaacgttttaggcaaaagcccttcatcaggaatgagctcaggatgctgcctgacctgctttgcttttccagcacaactctaatcttgacccttgTCTGTTTTCAGTGTCATTTTTACAATGTTGTTTCTGCCACCGGCTGGGCGGAAAGGTTGCCACATGAATAAACACAAATCTACATTCATTCATAAATCATACTTTATGAAGAAAAGGGCTAATCTAAATTCTTTACCCTATAGCTACCTGCTTAGTTTTTCTTTTCACTCTCTCTTTCGTTCATTTCATCATGTTAGCGTTTAGTGCCAACGGAATTGCTCATTTCACTATGTGCATACCAACAAGCTATTAAATCTGGTTCCTTTGAGGGGAGTGAGTGAATGGAGATGTAAGAGAGTGATATCATAGTCAAATCCATTGCGCATCTCACCTGTTAATCAGCTGTGGGCTACTAGATAGTGATGTGTAGTCACAATCTGGCTCATTTTTCTGGGTCGATATATGCAGGGTCAGCGTCATACCCTAACTGCTAGATGTCGGTATGTTGGATCAATACAAAGCAAAACTGGCTTTGCACCACTTCAGCTTCTAATTCAAGGCAAGCTTATGAAGAACCAACTTCGCCTAGATTACTGGGAACGCAGGTATTTCATATGTTTGATGGAGAGGTAATGCTCTCCCTACATTATCCTGGTAGATGAGGGACAGTGCGACTGGCCACATCCAGGATGCTTTAAAAAACCCGCTGTGCTGCTCCCACATCTCTCAGTGCTGGGAGTCAGCTTCAGTTTTGAGAACTTACAGTGATAGATTTCCATGAGAGCAATTGGAGTTGACACCAATCAGCTACCTAATGGTGGACTAGGCTGTGACCAAATGGCCAGCTCATCCCTCACTTCAGGATCAGCCAATAAATTGAACAATGCTTTTTCATTACCATAGCAGCACTAATATTGTAAACAAATCATCAATTCATGCAGCAGCTTGGGTGGGAAAGGAAGCACTGGCTCAGTATGGAATTGGATAAGGGTAAGAGGAATTGGAACCGCATATTGTAATCAAATATGGTGTATATCAACTAtaactggggaaaaaaatcaagttaCTACAAAGTTTTGCACTGAGAATAACAAACAAAACCAGGAAAATAGTCCTCATTGACCAAAACAGAACTTCAGAACTTAAAGCAATTATTAAAATATAATTACAGCCTGGCCAGAAGTGTTAATGAAATCACCAGGTGGGaaggatcagagagagagaaaattgtaTTAATTAGAGACAGCACGAGAACACAGGACTTAAATAGTGAAGTGGTCCTTAAAAACGCCCCTTTGCATTAGATAATGGAAGGATTGATCATATTACTGAGACTGCTATGGAGTAAAGCTAAGACTTTGTTCAAATAGAGCTCAAGACTTTTCAGATTATTAGGGATAATGATGGGCAAATAATAAGATTGTTTTCACCCCACTACATACTGGTGTCGAGAGACCAGTTTcagtatcagaaataaaaaggGTAGGAGCAACTCCTTTCTGCAATTTGGCAAAAATACAGAAGCTGGTGTTGAAAGTGCTCATGAACCCTTTACAGAATTTGATGATTGGTCAAAAATGAGGAACATTAAGCATTTAGGGATGTGGAGAGTAGGATTATACATCAAGTGACTGATGTGGTGGAGAACACTAGGGCTTGACTATGACTCTCCAACATTTGccgttctcactttctcctagttggtgAATGGAAAGACATGCACGTGTTCTGGAACATAATATTACCACAACCTTTCCTGTTCCAATGAACTGTACAGGCAGCAAAGCACTGCGTGAAAGAGGAACAAGAGGAACTTTGAGTTGCTCAACCAGTCAaaaaaatcatggctgacctggctttaacctcaattctacatttctgcaaaagagaaaaaacagagtGTTTGTGTTTTGGATcttcagcacccacagttctgCATTTCAACATAATATTAATCATCTACCATCCCGTTGGTACTCAAAAATCTacccctgccttaaaaatatctaaagattctgcatccactgtcttttggggaagagaattccaaatgctCTCAATCCTCAGGAGAAATCGTTGCATCATTTTTCTTACATGGGcaatctcttatttttaaactgtgacttgtagttctagattctcccacaataaGAAATATCTTTTCCACATACGCTCGAAtaagttccctcaggatcttacatggatCAATGCTGTATATTGGAGAACAGCAAAAATCTTGGTTCAATATTTCTGCATGCAAAAAAAATATAGGCACTTCTCAGCAGTCCCAGGATGTGTCACTTACTCCTGCAACATCTGAGTCCTCAAAGTCTTCCTGGTTTTCATCTTGATCCTCCACTTCTACGGTTGCCTCTTCCTCATCATCTTGAGCAGTAGTGACCTTCTGAACAGTTTCCTGGGGTACATCCTCACTTGTGTCTTCAAACTCTGCAAAGTCATTGTCATCATAATCAGCAATGTCATCGGTGTCCTCAAAGTCTTCAAACTTGCCAGCTGCAAGCCCACAGCTCAGCAAGAGATGAAACAGAAGGTAAAACTGCATGATGCTTCagtctgaaagaaaacaaaggttCAGAACACAACAGCAAAAAAACGTGCATGCAACACAGCAGGTTCTTAAGTGTACCGTAAGATCAGTCTTTCAATGATGGTATCAATGATCCACATCACCATGTTAGCCACCTCAATTCTACTGCCCCATTGCACTTGTGTAACAACAAGTTGTCAATCTCAGTTGATATTTTCTATTGGCTGTAAGCCACATGACTAGTTTTGGGGCGGGTGCAAACAATCAGAAATCCATTTGCCTTTATGTGACACTATTCCTCAGTGGCTGAGTTCTAAGCTTAAGTTTGTACACACAGGATGAAATCAATCAACATTCTCACACGCTGAATGCTGGAAAAAGTGTGATCCAAGCTACAGATCTTGCAACATCTTTAAGGGACTCAAAGGAAAGCTCAGTCTGCTGCTAACCTGCGAACTCCGTACTGTATATACTCATCTGACCTGTAGCTCAAGATGTCCCAATGCCTTGAAAACAAAAATCTTGATCTTCAAATTCTGCTACCATCTCATATTCTGGTATACCTGCATAGCCTGTGGATTTTGATTCTTTGCACACACCCCTTAGTGAACAAATATTCACAATTCAGCAAGCAACCTGATGCTGCACACAAGGTTATCACTTCATGCAGATATCTTATGGTTGCATCAGGTAGAGGCAGTTCACATTCAAGACAGAAAACAAGGTACTTCACAAATGTCACACCCAGGAGAAAATCCTAACTAAACATACATTCAAATTAATTAACTAAATGACTAAAAATGCACCTCAATGAACATGCCCATCTGCAGCAGCAATGTTAGCTTTCATCACTGATAATCAAGATTAACAACCTCAaagatcacacgacaccaggttatagtccaacaggcgtGTCGTGGTTTGTCGCGGGCTCtgaaagtgtgtgcatgtgagaacATCTTTGCTTCCAGATAGAAGCTCGAGGTCAACAGCATCTGAGGtttgattagatcagattagattccatacagtttcaaataaagctgttggactataacctggtgttgtgtgatttttgactttgtccaccccagtccaacactgacacctacaCATCAAGATTAACAATGCCACTGTCAAAGGAGTGATGAGGGCCTTATGGGGATGGAAAGAAAGTGAGATTACTCTTTGTTGTGAAGAAAGTCAAGCAGGGATTTAATAACACTGTGCAAGGTTTTGATAAAGTAAATAAAGGAACTGCTTCCATTGTAGAAGGATTGGTAAACAGAGAACAGAAAACTGAGATTAGTAGCAAAATTACCATAATCGAAAGAAGAAAATGTAAGCAGTGGGCTGTGATTTGAAATGCACTACCCAGAAGAGCAGAACAAACCTATTGTGCAATAACTTTCAATAAGGAACTAAATGCAATTTGAAAAGGAAGTCTACAGGACTACTGGGGAAAGAGCAGATGAGTGGAACAAATTAAACAACTCCTCTGAAGATCCAGCATTAGCATAAACCAGATCGTACGATCCGAAAAACATTTAAAGTGGGCAATGGACACTTTCAGAAACCTTGCAGGACAATATTTAAGACTTGTGAAAACTTGCTTTGGAGTTTGGGCCAATGTCACGAGGTAAAATATGGATTCACTTGGAAACGTATACTGTGTATTGTACGgtttaaattaaagaaaaactgctgCTGTTGACTAGTGTTTGGCTTGAAACAGAAACAACATTTACTAACAGTAACTCACATATTAATACTTGAAGGTTTTGAGACATTGGAGCTTCACGATCTCTGGACCAGAGGGTCCATCTTCAAGCCCCCACCAGGACTTGCCGGCCACAGGAGTGTTGGTGACTTGGTTTAACAGGCTGAAAACCAGCCCGCACATTCTTCCAACAATTCCCCAAAGAGAAAAGTGTATGCATGTGAGAACAGAGATGAAAAGAACTTGAAACATTTTTGCTTCAAGATATGAGCACTGGGTCAACAGCATCTGAGGTTGGATCGCCCATTCAGCCAATGTTTCCAATTCTCAC
This genomic window from Chiloscyllium plagiosum isolate BGI_BamShark_2017 chromosome 33, ASM401019v2, whole genome shotgun sequence contains:
- the ccdc47 gene encoding PAT complex subunit CCDC47 isoform X1, translated to MQFYLLFHLLLSCGLAAGKFEDFEDTDDIADYDDNDFAEFEDTSEDVPQETVQKVTTAQDDEEEATVEVEDQDENQEDFEDSDVAGEGDAEGEPFDDEEFEGYEEVDRPSSRSKDPIKIVNVPHHLQNSWESYYMEILMVTGLLAYIMNYIIGKNKNSRLATAWFNSHKELLETNFSLVGDDGINKEPISTGKLTQENEHIYNLWCSGRVCCEGMLIQLKFLKRQDLLNVLARMMRPASDQVQIKVTMNEEDMDTYVFAIGSRKAMVRMQKEMQDLSEFCSDKPKSGIKFGLPDSLSILSEMGEVTEGILDNRMVHFLSSHADKIESVHFSDQFSGAKIIQEEGQPLKLPDTKKTLLFTFNVPGTGNTSPKDMESLLPLMNMVIHSIDKAKKYRLNREGKIKADKNRARVEENFLKMTHAQRQEAAQTRREEKKRAEKERIMNEEDPEKQRRLEEAALRREQKKLEKRQMKMKQIKVKAM
- the ccdc47 gene encoding PAT complex subunit CCDC47 isoform X2, which codes for MQFYLLFHLLLSCGLAAGKFEDFEDTDDIADYDDNDFAEFEDTSEDVPQETVQKVTTAQDDEEEATVEVEDQDENQEDFEDSDVAGEGDAEGEPFDDEEFEGYEEVDRPSSRSKDPIKIVNVPHHLQNSWESYYMEILMVTGLLAYIMNYIIGKNKNSRLATAWFNSHKELLETNFSLVGDDGINKEPISTGKLTQENEHIYNLWCSGRVCCEGMLIQLKQIKVTMNEEDMDTYVFAIGSRKAMVRMQKEMQDLSEFCSDKPKSGIKFGLPDSLSILSEMGEVTEGILDNRMVHFLSSHADKIESVHFSDQFSGAKIIQEEGQPLKLPDTKKTLLFTFNVPGTGNTSPKDMESLLPLMNMVIHSIDKAKKYRLNREGKIKADKNRARVEENFLKMTHAQRQEAAQTRREEKKRAEKERIMNEEDPEKQRRLEEAALRREQKKLEKRQMKMKQIKVKAM